One window of Aspergillus oryzae RIB40 DNA, chromosome 3 genomic DNA carries:
- a CDS encoding uncharacterized protein (predicted protein) encodes METSPPPYPGPPEQTPVVHTIKTTTTQPEDPDLETHIHPHTLLVSITRKDAQILPTVLHYWNHDSSIAILTKLTAAQLDHIRGFKEVGTFPPPVEGVCDSLALHRCFASLVEGKGNREAVDEVISQLRGSGDITSSKDCEVEFCVFVITVFGVKSEGLLTGGLAPVWKWAKPESVYYPRTGFWEAEVESVLADAEWMAGRGLQLLMQGVSEETKQELRRARSKITSIDWDIDCLGFLR; translated from the exons ATGGAaacctcaccaccaccctaTCCAGGCCCACCCGAACAAACCCCCGTAGTACAT ACAATaaaaaccaccaccacacaGCCCGAGGACCCAGACCTCGAAACCCACATCCACCCCCATACCCTCCTCGTCAGCATCACCCGCAAAGACGCCCAGATCCTCCCCACGGTCCTCCACTACTGGAACCACGACTCGTCCATCGCTATCTTAACGAAGCTCACCGCGGCCCAATTAGACCATATTCGCGGATTTAAAGAGGTAGGGACTTTTCCTCCGCCTGTAGAGGGCGTCTGTGATTCTCTTGCTCTGCATCGTTGTTTTGCATCCCTGGTTGAGGGGAAGGGGAATCGGGAGGCTGTTGATGAAGTTATCTCTCAGTTGAGAGGTAGTGGTGATATTACTTCAAGTAAGGATTGTGAGGTTGAGTTTTGCGTCTTTGTCATCACGGTGTTTGGGGTCAAGTCGGAGGGCTTGTTGACGGGTGGGTTGGCGCCCGTTTGGAAGTGGGCGAAGCCTGAGAGTGTTTATTATCCGAGGACGGGCTTTtgggaggcggaggtggagtCGGTTCTTGCTGATGCTGAGTGGATGGCGGGGAGAGGGTTGCAATTGTTGATGCAGGGTGTTTCGGAGGAGACGAAGCAGGAATTGAGACGTGCTAGGAGTAAAATTACGAGTATCGATTGGGATATAGACTGTTTGGGATTCTTGAGATAA